A single window of Solenopsis invicta isolate M01_SB chromosome 3, UNIL_Sinv_3.0, whole genome shotgun sequence DNA harbors:
- the LOC105201041 gene encoding protein YIPF1 codes for MDGGQSKDTDAQFISFHDFPSISHADNSEGQLGTGASTQQPYNNLSSNSMGIGIIEDLQGMPDKSEGAAQPNFWTVEYYQKFFNVNTNDVLERLKRSMIPHGSDNYLITHIRPNPDLYGPFWVCVTLVFAIAISENVANYLQTANTTKHHWRYDFHIVSYAATFIFLYAWLLPLALWGAFKWTNSSRNTEEELIESYAVPGLLELLCLYGYSLSIYIPVAFLWVIQISWLQWSLVILVTFLSGGVLLRSLLPVIAGKHKIIYIAIILGMHLLLAAGFMLYFFHVPSKTVSAVTELVASSTHSSVLHKVAQSNNSVVLPTAS; via the exons ATGGACGGTGGTCAGTCAAAAGATACAGACGCGCAATTTATATCCTTCCATGATTTCCCATCAATAAGTCATGCTGATAATTCTGAGGGACAGCTGGGCACCGGGGCTTCCACTCAGCAGCCTTACAATAACCTCTCAAGTAACTCGATGGGCATCGGCATTATAGAAGATTTACAAGGAATGCCTGATAAATCCGAAG GTGCTGCCCAACCCAACTTCTGGACAGTTGAGtactatcaaaaattttttaatgtcaatACAAACGATGTGTTGGAGAGGCTCAAACGGTCTATGATACCACATGGTAGTGATAATTATCTCATAACACACATAAGGCCAAATCCAGATTTGTATGGGCCGTTTTGGGTATGTGTGACGCTGGTGTTTGCCATTGCAATCAGCGAAAATGTGGCAAATTATTTGCAGACTGCCAATACCACCAAGCATCATTGGAGATATGATTTTCATATTGTATCATATGCCgccacttttatatttttatatgcgtGGCTTCTACCATTGGCCCTGTGGGGTGCATTCAAATGGACTAACAGTTCGAGAAATACTGAAGAGGAATTGATCGAG TCTTACGCTGTCCCAGGACTTTTAGAACTTTTGTGTCTGTATGGATATTCCCTAAGCATTTATATCCCAGTAGCTTTCCTATGGGTTATTCAAATTAGTTGGTTACAATGGAGTCTAGTCATACTAGTGACATTTTTATCTGGTGGAGTTTTACTTCGATCGTTATTGCCTGTAATCGCAG GGAAacataagattatatatattgcTATAATCCTGGGTATGCATCTACTATTAGCGGCTGGATTTATGCTGTATTTCTTTCACGTACCATCTAAGACCGTGTCAGCCGTGACTGAATTGGTAGCATCCTCTACGCATTCCAGCGTTTTGCATAAAGTAGCACAAAGTAACAATTCTGTTGTTTTGCCAACGGCATCTTGA